A genomic stretch from Helianthus annuus cultivar XRQ/B chromosome 1, HanXRQr2.0-SUNRISE, whole genome shotgun sequence includes:
- the LOC110883960 gene encoding receptor-like protein kinase HERK 1 yields MSKHSGLATAVAVSNRDKISTNEELFAEYKRPLEEIVKATNNFSEENLIREGGFGKIYKGNLVLNEKTTEIVARRLHYDYGQDDFQFWNEISMLVSLKHDSLVTFIGFCDEEGEKIIINAHEVNESLDKHLSNLDLTWLQRLKICVDVARALSYIHCDDGRESSVIHRNIKSSKILLDEKWKPKLSGFELSKTTTKARKHRLSLAERSGTIGYVDPTYEKTGFVSHKSDVYSFGVVLFEVLCGRRAFVPDDKEPHSPQSTEKDHEGGKLDAMVKVDETAKREQDSPQLNEQDNKGGKLDVVEKQDTEKS; encoded by the exons ATGAGTAAACACAGCGGCCTTGCTACAGCCGTTGCGGTTTCCAACAG AGACAAAATTTCAACAAACGAAGAGTTGTTTGCTGAATACAAACGCCCGCTTGAAGAGATTGTCAAGGCCACTAACAACTTTTCTGAAGAAAATCTCATCCGCGAAGGGGGATTTGGCAAGATTTATAAAGGAAACTTAGTCCTGAATGAAAAAACAACTGAAATCGTTGCAAGGAGGTTGCACTATGACTATGGCCAAGACGACTTTCAGTTTTGGAACGAGATTTCTATGCTTGTAAGTCTCAAGCATGACTCTCTAGTTACTTTTATTGGGTTTTGTGACGAAGAAGGCGAGAAAATTATCATAAACGCGCACGAGGTCAACGAAAGTCTTGACAAACATCTAAGTAACCTGGACCTCACATGGTTGCAAAGATTGAAGATATGCGTTGATGTGGCACGTGCGTTAAGTTACATCCATTGTGATGATGGACGTGAATCTAGTGTGATCCATCGTAATATCAAAAGTTCAAAAATTTTGTTGGATGAAAAGTGGAAACCTAAGTTATCTGGTTTTGAACTTTCCAAAACAACTACAAAAGCTCGAAAGCATCGTCTTTCCCTTGCTGAAAGAAGTGGCACGATAGGGTATGTTGATCCAACATATGAAAAGACTGGATTTGTAAGCCATAAGTCAGATGTTTACTCCTTTGGAGTTGTGTTATTTGAAGTCCTATGCGGGAGGAGAGCATTTGTTCCAGATGACAAAGAGCCACATTCACCTCAATCCACTGAAAAAGACCACGAAGGCGGAAAGTTGGATGCCATGGTAAAAGTAGATGAGACCGCCAAGAGAGAACAAGATTCACCTCAATTGAACGAACAAGACAACAAAGGTGGAAAGTTGGATGTTGTGGAGAAACAAGATACAGAGAAAAGCTAA